One Candidatus Poribacteria bacterium DNA window includes the following coding sequences:
- a CDS encoding Rieske 2Fe-2S domain-containing protein, which yields MLTPQPDCLSSSSTRRAFLRTSLLAASAVAWAGCGGDEEIVLADDDGMDEHMDDGSSMGDHTGDDGTGAGNDPGGDPGGEKEPPVDEKPAGVEVKLTAKTKAVGGQQKVDDAATLKALGSGEALLLVRADADTISANTIVCTHQKCEVAYNAGSKLLECPCHGSRFELDGSVNRGPAGKPLKHFKATIHGDSVFLE from the coding sequence ATGTTGACACCGCAACCTGACTGTCTTTCCAGCTCGTCGACGCGTCGAGCGTTTTTGCGCACCAGCCTGCTGGCGGCGTCGGCGGTGGCATGGGCTGGATGCGGCGGCGATGAGGAAATCGTCCTCGCCGACGATGACGGCATGGACGAACATATGGACGACGGCTCGTCGATGGGCGACCACACCGGCGACGACGGTACTGGAGCCGGGAACGACCCGGGCGGCGACCCGGGCGGCGAGAAGGAACCACCAGTTGACGAGAAGCCTGCCGGAGTCGAGGTGAAGCTGACTGCCAAGACGAAGGCGGTCGGCGGACAACAGAAGGTCGATGACGCGGCGACGCTCAAGGCGCTGGGGTCAGGCGAGGCGCTTCTGCTCGTTCGGGCGGATGCCGATACGATCTCGGCGAACACGATCGTGTGTACTCACCAGAAGTGCGAAGTCGCCTACAACGCGGGGTCGAAACTCCTCGAATGCCCATGTCACGGCTCTCGGTTCGAGCTCGACGGCTCAGTGAACCGAGGTCCTGCGGGGAAGCCGCTCAAGCACTTCAAGGCGACGATTCACGGCGACTCCGTGTTCCTGGAGTAG
- the ligA gene encoding NAD-dependent DNA ligase LigA: protein MPTLSAAREEVARLRTELRRHERLYYVDAAPEISDFEFDALMKRLQALELEYPALAAPDSPTQRVGGVPASSFATVRHAVPMLSLDNTYDMDELREFDARVRRLLPDQPIEYVCELKIDGLAISLLYENGVLVRGATRGDGEAGEDVSANLRTIRSVPLRLFQDVPRLEVRGEAYIPISRLAEVNAVREADGETSFANTRNAAAGSVRLQDASITASRPLDMFAYAIVEQETDVGETHWDVLAMLRDLGFRTNLEARVCASIDEVADYCERWTRDASSLDYDTDGVVVKVNSLAQRRELGFTSKSPRWAVSYKFPAAQGMTVVRDIQVQVGRTGVLTPRAVLEPVELGGVTISHATLHNADELERLDIRIGDTVTLERAGGVIPHVLGVVVERRPADAVPFRLPTRCPACDSESVRLPDEVATRCVNALCPAQTKRRIEHFASRDAMDIEGLGPAIVEQLVNAELATGVADLYGLQASQLEALERMGERSAANLIASIGRSKERDPARVLFGLGIPLIGEHVAGLLVAHFGSLLSLAGASAEEIATIHGIGPVVAESVARYFAQSENRRLLERLAASGVSIVREAAEQTSDHLSGKTFVLTGELEGMTRQEAEQAIRAAGGRVTSSVSKKTDFVVVGANAGSKLEKAQSLGVAILDLEAFSLLLRGDA from the coding sequence ATGCCAACGCTTTCCGCCGCACGCGAGGAAGTCGCGCGGCTTCGAACCGAGTTGCGCCGGCACGAGCGTCTCTACTACGTCGACGCCGCGCCGGAGATTTCCGACTTCGAGTTCGACGCGCTGATGAAGCGCCTCCAAGCCCTGGAGCTCGAATACCCCGCCCTTGCGGCGCCCGATTCGCCGACGCAGCGCGTCGGGGGCGTTCCGGCGAGTTCGTTCGCCACGGTCAGACACGCCGTGCCGATGCTCTCGCTCGACAACACGTACGACATGGACGAGTTGCGCGAGTTCGACGCTCGTGTCCGCCGACTGTTGCCCGATCAGCCCATCGAGTACGTCTGCGAGCTCAAGATCGACGGGCTCGCCATCTCATTGCTCTACGAGAATGGCGTCCTCGTCCGAGGAGCCACTCGCGGCGACGGCGAAGCCGGCGAGGACGTCTCGGCGAACCTTCGCACGATCCGCAGCGTTCCCCTGCGGCTGTTCCAGGACGTGCCACGGCTCGAAGTGCGCGGCGAGGCGTACATTCCCATCTCGCGACTCGCCGAGGTGAACGCCGTCCGCGAGGCGGACGGAGAGACTTCGTTTGCCAACACGCGGAACGCCGCCGCCGGTTCCGTTCGACTCCAGGACGCATCCATCACGGCGTCGCGACCGCTCGACATGTTCGCCTACGCCATCGTCGAACAGGAGACGGATGTCGGCGAGACCCACTGGGACGTGCTCGCGATGCTGCGTGATCTGGGGTTCCGCACGAATCTCGAAGCCCGAGTCTGCGCGAGCATCGACGAAGTCGCCGACTACTGCGAACGGTGGACTCGCGACGCATCGTCGCTCGACTACGATACGGACGGCGTCGTGGTCAAAGTGAACTCGCTCGCTCAGCGGCGCGAGCTCGGCTTCACGAGCAAGAGCCCGCGTTGGGCGGTGTCCTACAAGTTCCCGGCTGCGCAGGGGATGACCGTCGTACGAGATATTCAGGTGCAGGTCGGGCGCACGGGCGTTCTGACGCCCCGCGCCGTCCTGGAACCGGTCGAGCTCGGAGGCGTCACGATCTCGCACGCGACCCTCCACAACGCCGACGAGCTGGAACGCCTCGACATCCGTATCGGCGACACGGTGACTCTCGAGCGCGCCGGAGGGGTTATCCCCCACGTCTTGGGAGTCGTCGTGGAGCGGCGACCAGCCGATGCCGTGCCGTTTCGCCTGCCGACTCGCTGCCCGGCGTGCGATTCGGAGTCGGTTCGCCTTCCGGACGAGGTGGCGACGCGGTGCGTCAACGCCCTCTGTCCCGCCCAGACGAAGCGACGGATCGAGCACTTCGCATCGCGCGACGCCATGGACATCGAAGGGCTGGGGCCCGCCATCGTCGAGCAGTTGGTCAACGCGGAGCTCGCCACGGGCGTCGCTGATCTCTACGGACTACAGGCGTCGCAGCTCGAAGCCCTGGAACGCATGGGCGAGCGGTCGGCGGCGAACCTCATCGCGTCGATCGGTCGCAGCAAAGAGCGCGACCCGGCTCGCGTTCTCTTCGGGCTGGGCATCCCGCTCATCGGGGAGCACGTCGCGGGACTGCTCGTCGCCCATTTCGGCTCCCTTCTCTCCCTCGCCGGCGCATCTGCCGAGGAGATCGCCACGATTCACGGCATTGGGCCCGTCGTCGCCGAGAGCGTCGCGCGCTACTTCGCGCAGTCCGAGAACCGACGCCTGCTCGAGCGCCTCGCGGCGAGCGGGGTTTCGATAGTTCGCGAGGCTGCCGAACAGACCTCGGATCACCTGTCCGGCAAGACGTTCGTCCTCACCGGCGAGCTGGAGGGCATGACACGCCAGGAGGCAGAGCAGGCGATCCGCGCCGCCGGAGGGAGAGTCACCAGCTCTGTCAGCAAGAAGACGGATTTCGTCGTCGTCGGGGCGAACGCCGGATCGAAGCTCGAAAAGGCACAATCGTTGGGCGTGGCGATCCTGGACCTGGAGGCGTTCTCGCTCCTCCTGCGCGGCGACGCATGA
- the proC gene encoding pyrroline-5-carboxylate reductase: MAMVGFIGVGNMGMSILKGGLSAGVLESDSVLVFDALASQTAAARQEHGVRVAASLEDLVAQSDWIVFSAKPQNVAEVLPQVARHVRPGQWLLSIAAGVRTRSLEGYLPAETPVVRVMPNIAASVSEAATAICPGASATEEHLVQAERLFEAVGVTARLSESLMDVVTGLSGSGPAFAFLVIEALADAGVQNGLTFAQARVLAAQTLLGAAKMLLSGDAHPAQLKTMVTSPGGTTAAGLAALERLGLRAALAEAVTAATERSRELGKVAG; encoded by the coding sequence ATGGCAATGGTAGGGTTCATCGGCGTCGGCAATATGGGCATGTCCATCCTCAAGGGCGGGCTGAGCGCCGGTGTGCTCGAATCAGACAGCGTGCTCGTCTTCGATGCGCTCGCGTCGCAAACAGCAGCCGCCCGCCAAGAGCATGGCGTCCGCGTTGCTGCGAGCCTCGAGGACCTGGTCGCGCAGTCCGACTGGATCGTATTCTCCGCGAAGCCCCAGAACGTCGCCGAAGTTCTGCCCCAGGTGGCGCGCCACGTCCGACCCGGTCAATGGCTTCTCTCCATCGCGGCAGGCGTTCGGACTCGGTCGTTGGAGGGCTACCTCCCGGCAGAGACGCCGGTCGTGCGCGTGATGCCGAACATCGCCGCATCGGTCTCGGAAGCCGCCACTGCCATATGCCCCGGCGCGTCGGCGACCGAGGAGCACTTGGTCCAAGCGGAGCGGCTCTTCGAGGCGGTAGGCGTCACGGCGCGGCTGTCTGAGTCGTTAATGGATGTGGTGACCGGACTCAGCGGGAGCGGGCCCGCCTTTGCATTTCTTGTCATCGAAGCGCTCGCAGACGCCGGCGTGCAGAACGGACTGACGTTCGCCCAGGCGCGGGTTCTCGCCGCGCAGACGCTTCTGGGGGCGGCGAAGATGCTGCTATCGGGCGATGCGCACCCCGCGCAGCTCAAGACGATGGTGACGTCCCCTGGTGGAACCACCGCCGCCGGACTCGCCGCCTTGGAGCGACTCGGCCTGCGGGCTGCGCTCGCCGAGGCGGTGACTGCCGCGACGGAGCGCTCGCGGGAGCTCGGGAAGGTCGCGGGATGA
- a CDS encoding phosphoribosylglycinamide formyltransferase — translation MRIAVLASGNGSNLQALIDRLHLDADAPVEIAVVVSDRKACYALERARAAGIPTATVRVQDHVNRDAFDAAVEAVLREHGVELIVLAGFMRVFQPSLVRRYRHRIVNIHPALLPSFPGTHGIRDAFEYGVRVTGVTVHFVDEGVDTGPIIGQVAVSIESDDTEDTLAERIHAAEHQLLPEVVRALAEGRVCVDGRRVRIAPPT, via the coding sequence ATGCGGATTGCCGTGTTGGCGTCGGGGAACGGCTCGAACCTCCAAGCCCTGATCGACCGACTCCATCTGGATGCCGACGCGCCGGTCGAGATCGCTGTTGTCGTCAGCGACCGGAAGGCGTGCTACGCGCTGGAACGCGCGCGGGCAGCCGGGATACCGACGGCGACCGTCCGGGTTCAGGATCACGTGAATCGCGATGCCTTCGACGCTGCCGTGGAGGCGGTGTTACGGGAGCACGGTGTCGAGCTCATCGTCCTCGCGGGGTTCATGCGGGTGTTCCAGCCGTCGCTCGTGCGGCGGTACCGGCATCGGATCGTGAACATCCATCCTGCCCTGCTGCCGTCGTTTCCGGGAACCCACGGCATCCGGGACGCGTTCGAGTACGGCGTCCGCGTCACCGGCGTCACGGTTCACTTCGTTGATGAGGGTGTCGATACGGGACCCATCATTGGGCAAGTCGCCGTGTCCATCGAATCGGACGACACGGAGGACACGCTGGCAGAGCGCATCCACGCGGCGGAGCACCAACTCCTCCCGGAAGTGGTCCGGGCGCTCGCCGAGGGGCGTGTATGCGTAGACGGCAGACGCGTACGCATCGCGCCGCCGACTTGA
- a CDS encoding SCO family protein has translation MDPRTKARVAVRSLIPVAALAALILTSTGCQRGDAHNKHTGGYDASPQATADPNAPAMIRANPNVPNLPFTNQDGETVHLSDLKGKPVLMSFIYTRCPMPTMCPLTTKQFVNVQNQLSAAEKQATALVLLSFDPEYDTPEVLRRYGVQYGVDLTNLSLWTGDKQNVFDLTDSYNMWYKAEDGEYAHRTFSVVLDAEGKYVSDLRGADWDPKAAVELLRSLIPNKG, from the coding sequence ATGGATCCCCGGACGAAGGCACGCGTCGCCGTGCGATCTCTGATTCCCGTGGCAGCCCTTGCGGCGCTCATCCTGACGTCGACCGGATGCCAACGCGGAGATGCTCACAACAAGCATACGGGCGGATACGACGCAAGTCCACAGGCAACGGCAGACCCGAACGCTCCCGCTATGATCCGCGCGAACCCGAACGTGCCGAACCTGCCTTTCACGAACCAGGACGGCGAGACCGTCCACCTCAGCGATCTCAAGGGCAAGCCGGTTCTCATGTCGTTCATCTACACACGCTGCCCGATGCCGACCATGTGTCCACTGACGACCAAGCAGTTCGTCAACGTGCAGAACCAGCTCTCCGCCGCCGAGAAGCAGGCGACCGCACTGGTACTCCTGTCCTTCGACCCGGAGTACGACACGCCCGAGGTGCTGAGACGATACGGCGTGCAATACGGCGTCGATCTGACGAATCTCTCCCTCTGGACGGGCGACAAGCAGAACGTCTTCGATCTCACCGATTCCTACAACATGTGGTACAAGGCGGAAGACGGCGAGTACGCGCACCGAACTTTCAGCGTCGTGCTGGATGCGGAAGGCAAGTACGTCAGCGATCTGCGCGGCGCTGATTGGGACCCCAAAGCCGCCGTAGAGCTGCTTCGCAGCCTCATTCCGAACAAGGGCTGA
- a CDS encoding DivIVA domain-containing protein, translated as MKLTPLDILQREFRRKAINGLDPDDVGSFLDQIAEGVAALLEENERLRRRDGVIGTVASTEPERTRDAGTEIQRARYEARAIVSDAEEQARAIVNAARSEAERLRTASRLQPSEPSPVPRLTAEYETLLREHLARVVEFGRRAASEDESAADPSDRNEEPTTRVVKTTNV; from the coding sequence ATGAAGCTCACGCCGCTCGACATCCTCCAACGGGAGTTCCGACGCAAGGCGATCAACGGGCTCGACCCGGATGATGTGGGGTCGTTCCTCGACCAGATCGCAGAGGGCGTTGCGGCGCTCCTCGAGGAGAACGAACGGCTGCGGCGTCGAGACGGCGTCATCGGCACGGTCGCCAGCACCGAACCGGAGCGCACTCGCGACGCGGGAACCGAGATACAGCGAGCGCGCTACGAAGCGCGCGCCATCGTGTCGGACGCCGAGGAGCAGGCGCGCGCCATCGTCAACGCGGCGCGTTCGGAAGCCGAAAGGCTGCGAACTGCCTCCAGGCTGCAGCCATCCGAGCCGTCGCCGGTGCCGCGACTGACCGCGGAGTACGAGACGTTGCTGCGGGAGCACCTGGCGCGCGTCGTCGAGTTCGGCAGACGCGCCGCGAGCGAGGACGAATCGGCTGCCGATCCATCGGATCGGAACGAAGAACCCACGACGCGGGTCGTCAAGACCACGAACGTCTGA